Proteins encoded by one window of Enterococcus faecalis:
- the purK gene encoding 5-(carboxyamino)imidazole ribonucleotide synthase, with the protein MNLDKPLLPGQVIGIIGGGHLAKMMALSAREMGFRVGVLDPQIDCPAAQVADWQLLGAYNDPEALEKLAKRAQVITYEFEHADVDALTAIQHLANIPQGTDILAITQDRLMEKSFLEDNNIVIAPYATIVSPTDIQEAIDGIGYPCILKNTRGEGRYVLHSTSDLAPSMNLLREGTCVLEAWIPYEKELSVLISGNGRGEFATFPVVETIKKERKLHETIAPARIDEEVSGELQRIAKVIAKAVGLVGTLSIEMFYTETGGIYVNKILPRPEDAGNFSIDACSFSQYDTHIRGLCNWPMPTIQLLSEAVTVNVLGNEAYETMDIINEHPDWHFHYYGHSEAKAQRAMGHITILTKEIDETLEEIKETKIWS; encoded by the coding sequence ATGAACTTGGATAAACCACTATTACCTGGTCAAGTGATTGGTATCATTGGTGGCGGACATTTAGCAAAAATGATGGCCCTTAGTGCAAGAGAAATGGGGTTTCGAGTGGGTGTGCTAGATCCACAAATTGATTGTCCTGCTGCACAAGTTGCCGATTGGCAATTATTAGGAGCATATAATGATCCTGAAGCGTTAGAGAAATTGGCAAAACGTGCCCAAGTGATTACGTATGAATTTGAACATGCAGATGTTGATGCGTTAACAGCGATTCAACATTTGGCGAATATACCTCAAGGAACAGACATTTTAGCGATTACGCAAGATCGTTTAATGGAAAAAAGTTTCTTGGAAGATAATAATATTGTGATTGCGCCTTATGCAACGATTGTTAGTCCGACTGATATTCAGGAAGCAATTGATGGCATTGGCTACCCGTGTATCTTGAAGAATACGCGAGGGGAAGGTCGCTATGTACTACATAGTACTTCAGACTTAGCGCCATCCATGAATCTTCTGAGAGAAGGAACCTGTGTCTTGGAAGCTTGGATTCCTTACGAAAAAGAATTATCTGTTCTGATTTCTGGTAATGGTCGCGGCGAATTTGCGACATTTCCAGTTGTGGAAACAATTAAAAAAGAGCGTAAGCTACATGAAACGATTGCGCCAGCCCGAATTGATGAAGAAGTTAGTGGCGAGTTGCAACGAATTGCTAAGGTGATTGCTAAAGCAGTTGGTTTAGTCGGCACCCTTTCAATTGAAATGTTTTATACAGAAACAGGCGGGATTTATGTAAATAAAATTTTACCTCGTCCAGAAGATGCTGGGAATTTTTCTATAGATGCTTGTTCTTTTAGCCAATATGATACGCATATTCGTGGTTTATGTAATTGGCCAATGCCAACGATTCAACTGTTGTCAGAAGCGGTTACGGTCAATGTGCTTGGGAATGAAGCCTATGAAACGATGGACATTATTAATGAACATCCAGATTGGCATTTCCACTATTATGGCCACAGTGAAGCAAAAGCGCAACGAGCGATGGGGCACATTACTATATTAACCAAAGAAATCGATGAAACACTGGAAGAAATTAAAGAAACAAAGATTTGGTCGTAA
- a CDS encoding nucleobase:cation symporter-2 family protein has translation METKQLNTPQQTETPNGKAAVLGLQHLLAMYAGAVAVPLLIGTGLNFDSQQMTYLISIDIFMCGVATLLQLTVNKFFGIGLPVVLGCAIQAVAPLIMIGTNKGVGAIYGSIIASGIFVVLIAGFFSKIKRLFPPLVTGTVITVIGLTLIPVAVEKMGGGLATDKSFGDPKNLLLAFVTIALIIVVQVWGRGFIKSIAVLIGLVGGTILAAFLGLVDLSPVGQATWFHFPQPFYFGKPTFDLSSIVLMIIISIVSMVESTGVYFALGDITGKKIGEDDLRRGYHAEGLAVILGGIFNTFPYTGFSQNVGLVQLSGIKTRRPIYFSAFFLIILGLLPKIGAMAQIIPEPVLGGGMLVMFGMVAVQGMRMLSKVDYSNDKNLLIIAISIGFGLGFNIMPTLFNKVPETVSMFTGNGIVMSSITAIILNLLFNGLKETSESNE, from the coding sequence TTGGAAACAAAACAATTGAATACACCACAACAGACGGAAACACCAAATGGGAAAGCCGCCGTTTTAGGATTGCAACATTTATTAGCGATGTATGCTGGAGCAGTTGCCGTACCTTTATTAATCGGAACCGGCTTGAATTTTGATTCGCAACAAATGACGTATTTGATTTCAATCGATATTTTTATGTGCGGCGTTGCGACACTTTTACAATTAACGGTGAATAAGTTTTTTGGGATTGGCTTGCCAGTCGTTTTAGGTTGTGCCATTCAAGCAGTTGCACCTTTAATCATGATTGGTACGAACAAAGGGGTTGGTGCAATTTACGGTTCAATTATTGCTTCGGGCATTTTTGTCGTTCTTATTGCAGGATTTTTCTCAAAAATTAAACGTCTATTTCCGCCTTTAGTCACCGGCACAGTCATTACAGTTATTGGTTTGACCTTAATTCCTGTTGCTGTTGAAAAAATGGGTGGCGGCTTAGCAACGGACAAAAGTTTTGGTGATCCTAAAAACTTGCTCCTCGCATTTGTAACAATTGCCTTAATCATTGTTGTGCAAGTTTGGGGACGTGGCTTTATCAAGTCAATTGCCGTGTTAATCGGCCTAGTCGGTGGCACAATTTTAGCTGCGTTTCTGGGATTAGTGGATTTGTCTCCTGTTGGTCAAGCTACGTGGTTTCATTTTCCACAGCCATTTTATTTTGGCAAACCAACGTTTGATCTTTCTTCTATTGTGTTGATGATTATTATTTCAATTGTTAGTATGGTTGAATCAACAGGTGTTTATTTTGCCTTAGGAGACATTACAGGGAAGAAAATTGGCGAAGATGATTTACGTCGTGGGTATCATGCAGAAGGTTTAGCCGTCATTTTAGGGGGGATTTTTAATACGTTTCCTTATACAGGTTTCTCTCAAAATGTCGGGTTAGTTCAATTATCTGGGATCAAAACACGTCGACCAATTTATTTTTCTGCTTTTTTCTTAATTATTTTAGGCTTATTACCAAAAATTGGTGCGATGGCTCAAATTATCCCAGAGCCGGTTTTAGGCGGCGGAATGCTGGTTATGTTTGGAATGGTGGCTGTCCAAGGAATGCGCATGTTGTCAAAAGTTGACTACTCAAATGACAAAAATTTATTAATTATTGCCATCTCGATTGGCTTTGGTTTAGGCTTTAATATTATGCCAACGCTCTTTAATAAAGTACCAGAAACTGTTAGCATGTTTACTGGTAATGGAATTGTCATGAGCAGCATTACCGCAATTATTTTAAATCTTTTATTCAATGGTTTAAAAGAAACCTCAGAAAGTAACGAATAG
- a CDS encoding xanthine phosphoribosyltransferase yields MKELVERIKNDGRVLGEGVLKVDSFITHQVDPELMEAMGNRFAEVFAEAGITKVITIEASGIAPALYAAQKLGVPMIFARKAKSLTMDEELLTASVYSFTKQVTSQISISRKFLSDADKVLIIDDFLANGQAAKGLVELCQQAGAKVEGIGIVIEKSFQDGRQLLEDMGLNVVSLARIASLSEGTVTFLEEDA; encoded by the coding sequence GTGAAGGAATTAGTCGAACGTATTAAAAATGATGGCCGTGTATTAGGTGAAGGTGTTTTAAAAGTAGATAGTTTTATTACGCACCAAGTGGATCCAGAATTAATGGAGGCTATGGGTAATCGTTTTGCTGAGGTTTTCGCAGAAGCAGGCATTACCAAAGTAATTACAATTGAAGCATCAGGAATCGCTCCTGCCTTATACGCAGCGCAAAAATTAGGTGTGCCAATGATCTTCGCTCGTAAGGCAAAAAGTTTAACCATGGATGAAGAGCTCTTAACGGCTTCAGTTTATTCATTTACAAAACAAGTGACAAGTCAAATTTCCATTTCAAGAAAATTTTTATCTGATGCTGATAAAGTGTTGATTATTGATGACTTTTTAGCTAACGGACAAGCTGCCAAAGGGTTGGTAGAATTATGCCAACAGGCTGGTGCAAAGGTTGAAGGAATTGGTATCGTAATTGAAAAATCATTCCAAGATGGTCGTCAGTTATTAGAAGACATGGGCTTAAATGTAGTCTCTTTAGCACGTATTGCTTCATTAAGTGAAGGAACGGTGACGTTTTTAGAGGAGGATGCATAA
- a CDS encoding hydrolase has translation MSEKWIPEIMTPLKQDIVKMPEIIRQASGIKIFGRKIKSIIFTTDIAIIRNTDAQAVIAVYPFTPHPAITKGIIEAADIPVFSGVGGGLTQGMRSAYMSLFAEAQGSMGVVLNGPTPIETIKMVDEAIDIPIISTVTSIHTPIDEKLAAGVDMINISAGKDTAATVRYFRGKYPELPIIATGGPTESSIHETIIAGANAITYTPPSNGELFSKKMKKYREQEKATDEE, from the coding sequence ATGAGCGAAAAGTGGATTCCAGAAATTATGACGCCGCTGAAACAAGATATTGTAAAAATGCCAGAGATTATTCGGCAAGCCAGTGGCATTAAAATTTTTGGCCGTAAAATAAAATCAATTATTTTTACGACAGATATTGCGATTATCCGCAATACGGATGCACAGGCAGTGATTGCTGTATATCCTTTTACACCGCATCCAGCGATTACAAAAGGCATTATTGAAGCAGCGGATATTCCTGTCTTTTCAGGAGTCGGCGGCGGTTTAACGCAAGGCATGCGTTCTGCTTATATGAGTTTATTTGCAGAAGCACAAGGCTCAATGGGTGTCGTTTTGAATGGTCCTACACCAATTGAAACAATTAAAATGGTGGATGAAGCAATCGATATTCCTATTATCAGCACAGTAACTTCTATTCATACACCAATTGATGAAAAACTTGCGGCTGGCGTGGATATGATTAATATCAGTGCAGGAAAAGACACTGCAGCCACCGTACGCTATTTCCGTGGCAAGTATCCAGAATTACCGATTATTGCAACAGGAGGACCAACTGAATCGAGTATTCATGAAACCATTATCGCCGGAGCGAATGCTATTACATATACGCCCCCTAGTAACGGTGAATTATTCAGCAAAAAAATGAAAAAATATCGTGAACAAGAAAAAGCAACCGATGAAGAATAA
- a CDS encoding glycoside hydrolase family 73 protein — translation MKWGINEVSNYQKKRKKQLNLPKLFLGVVVVGLAFVFSLSVLSDSDKGQSESVNRQNENISKEEFVAEITPYARELQESYGVLPSIIMGQAVLESNFGQSQLASKYNNLFGIKAYGNQPKVNLETKEYVNEVWITIQGDFRVYDNWEESMRDHTKLFVDGVDWDPNLYEKVLLAKNYKEAAQALQDAGYATDPTYADKIIHVIEEYNLNKYDR, via the coding sequence ATGAAGTGGGGAATTAATGAAGTGAGCAACTATCAGAAAAAAAGAAAAAAGCAGCTGAATTTGCCAAAGTTATTCTTAGGCGTAGTTGTCGTCGGTTTGGCCTTTGTCTTTTCGTTATCTGTCCTTTCTGATTCAGATAAGGGACAAAGCGAGTCAGTCAATCGCCAAAATGAAAACATCTCAAAAGAAGAATTTGTTGCTGAAATCACACCGTATGCACGTGAATTACAAGAATCTTACGGGGTATTACCAAGTATTATTATGGGGCAAGCAGTTTTAGAATCAAATTTTGGACAAAGTCAATTAGCATCGAAATATAACAATCTTTTTGGGATTAAAGCATATGGCAATCAACCAAAAGTCAATTTAGAAACAAAAGAGTATGTCAATGAGGTCTGGATTACGATTCAGGGTGATTTTCGAGTTTATGACAATTGGGAAGAATCCATGCGAGATCATACCAAGTTATTTGTTGATGGGGTCGATTGGGATCCAAATTTATATGAAAAAGTCTTGTTAGCCAAAAATTATAAAGAGGCTGCACAAGCGCTTCAAGATGCTGGATACGCAACGGATCCTACATACGCTGATAAGATCATTCATGTAATTGAAGAATACAATTTAAATAAATACGACCGTTAA
- a CDS encoding Gfo/Idh/MocA family protein, which translates to MTKKLYQWGIVGLGGIAHEFASTFKQETSQLAAVASRTLTKAEQFAADYSIPKAYGSYEELLADETIDVVYIAVPNKQHAEHILKALQAGKHVLCEKAITMNAAELKQALAVAEKNDLILAEAMTIFNMPLYDELRRLMDAGKFGQLKMIQAPFGSYKEPDPKNRFFNPDLAGGALLDIGTYAVSFARWFLSSQPDVLASSMVPFSTGVDEQSVTLLRNKENELATISLTFQAKMPKQGIVAFEDAYITITDYPRADEAIVHYNDGTVETIVSGYSAEAMNYEIYNMVEAIKGTQPNRSLFFTTEVIDILDQMQKLWQN; encoded by the coding sequence TTGACAAAAAAATTATATCAATGGGGCATCGTAGGATTAGGTGGAATTGCCCACGAATTTGCTTCAACGTTTAAACAAGAAACTAGCCAACTTGCAGCTGTTGCTTCACGGACATTGACTAAAGCAGAACAATTTGCCGCTGATTATTCAATCCCTAAAGCCTATGGTTCTTATGAAGAATTGCTAGCAGATGAAACAATCGATGTTGTTTATATAGCAGTGCCAAATAAACAACATGCTGAACACATTTTAAAAGCGCTCCAGGCCGGAAAACATGTGTTGTGTGAAAAAGCTATTACGATGAACGCGGCAGAATTAAAACAAGCCTTGGCAGTTGCAGAAAAAAATGACCTTATTTTAGCAGAAGCCATGACTATTTTTAACATGCCACTATACGACGAATTACGTCGCTTGATGGATGCTGGCAAATTTGGTCAGTTAAAAATGATTCAAGCACCATTTGGAAGTTACAAAGAACCCGATCCTAAAAATCGCTTTTTTAATCCTGACTTAGCAGGCGGCGCATTGTTAGATATTGGTACTTATGCGGTTTCGTTTGCTCGTTGGTTTCTCAGCTCACAGCCAGACGTTTTAGCTTCTAGCATGGTTCCCTTCTCTACTGGCGTTGATGAACAATCGGTGACATTGCTTCGGAATAAAGAAAATGAGTTGGCTACTATTTCATTAACATTCCAAGCAAAAATGCCAAAGCAAGGAATTGTTGCTTTTGAAGATGCCTATATTACCATTACAGATTATCCACGTGCAGATGAAGCAATCGTTCACTACAATGACGGTACAGTTGAGACCATCGTTTCTGGGTACTCAGCTGAAGCCATGAATTATGAAATCTACAATATGGTTGAAGCAATCAAAGGTACTCAACCCAACCGCTCCTTATTTTTCACGACAGAAGTCATTGATATTTTGGACCAGATGCAAAAATTATGGCAGAATTAA
- the asnS gene encoding asparagine--tRNA ligase, whose translation MNGETNVEQIQIIDSNKHVGETVKIGAWIANKRSSGKIAFLQLRDGTAFFQGVVFKPNFIEAFGEEAGTEKFQEIKHLSQETAVMVTGVIKEDSRSKFGYEMDITDLEVVGASEDYPITPKEHGTDFLMDHRHLWLRSSKQHAIMLVRNEIIRATYEFFNEQGFIKIDSPILTGSAPEGTTELFETDYFGQPAFLSQTGQLYAEAGAMAFGKVFTFGPTFRAEKSKTRRHLTEFWMIEPEMAYTTHEESLDIQEAYVKHLIKSVLKNQQYPLDVLERDTALLEKYVSEPFKRITYDDAIELLQKEEANNDYDHIEWGEDFGSPHETFISNYYGVPTFILNYPKAIKAFYMKPHPTREDVVICADLIAPEGYGEIIGGSERATDYDYLKEKVAEFGLSEEEYSWYLDLRKYGSVPHSGFGLGLERAVTFITGNEHIREAIPFPRMLNRIYP comes from the coding sequence ATGAACGGAGAGACAAACGTGGAACAAATTCAAATTATTGATTCAAACAAACATGTTGGAGAAACAGTAAAAATTGGCGCTTGGATTGCTAACAAACGCTCAAGCGGAAAAATTGCCTTTTTACAATTACGTGACGGGACAGCCTTTTTCCAAGGTGTCGTGTTCAAACCAAACTTCATTGAAGCCTTTGGTGAAGAAGCTGGTACAGAAAAATTCCAAGAAATTAAACATTTATCACAAGAAACAGCAGTCATGGTTACTGGTGTTATCAAAGAAGATAGCCGTTCTAAATTCGGCTATGAAATGGATATCACTGATTTAGAAGTCGTTGGCGCTTCAGAAGATTACCCAATTACGCCGAAAGAACACGGCACAGATTTTTTAATGGATCATCGTCATTTATGGTTACGTTCAAGCAAACAACATGCGATCATGTTAGTTCGTAACGAAATTATTCGTGCTACTTACGAGTTCTTTAACGAACAAGGATTCATTAAAATTGATAGCCCAATTTTAACAGGCTCAGCACCAGAAGGCACAACAGAATTATTTGAAACAGATTACTTCGGACAACCAGCATTCTTATCACAAACAGGTCAATTATATGCAGAAGCTGGTGCGATGGCATTTGGAAAAGTCTTTACTTTTGGACCAACTTTCCGTGCGGAAAAATCCAAAACTCGTCGTCACTTAACGGAATTCTGGATGATTGAACCAGAAATGGCATACACAACTCATGAAGAATCACTAGATATTCAAGAAGCCTACGTAAAACATTTAATTAAATCGGTATTGAAAAATCAACAATATCCATTGGATGTTTTAGAACGTGATACAGCGTTACTGGAAAAATATGTTTCGGAGCCATTCAAACGTATTACTTACGATGATGCGATTGAGTTATTACAAAAAGAAGAAGCAAACAATGATTATGATCACATTGAATGGGGCGAAGACTTTGGTAGCCCACATGAAACCTTTATTTCAAATTACTATGGCGTTCCAACATTCATTTTAAATTATCCAAAAGCAATTAAAGCCTTCTATATGAAACCACATCCAACACGTGAAGATGTTGTAATTTGTGCCGATTTAATTGCACCAGAAGGTTATGGTGAAATTATCGGTGGTTCAGAGCGTGCAACTGATTATGATTATTTGAAAGAAAAAGTTGCTGAGTTTGGCTTATCTGAAGAAGAATATAGCTGGTATTTAGATTTACGTAAATACGGTTCTGTGCCACATTCCGGCTTCGGGTTAGGTTTAGAACGTGCTGTTACGTTCATTACTGGTAATGAACACATTCGTGAAGCGATTCCGTTCCCACGTATGTTAAACCGTATTTATCCATAG
- a CDS encoding pyridoxal phosphate-dependent aminotransferase, with protein MNVSNRAQQLTPSVTLAAAAKAKALKAKGVDVLSLTVGEPDFVTPKNIQKAAIASIEDGRASYYTPSGGIPELKQAIVSYVEREYQLRYQPKQVIVTDGAKYALYLLFQAILNVGDEVIIPVPYWVSYGEQVKLAEGKPVFVSSTQEQSFKVSVAQLEAVRTDKTKAIILNSPSNPTGIIYTEEELRQISEWAVAHNILIIADDIYGRLVYNGHRFTPIATISEAIRQQTIIINGVSKTYAMTGWRIGFAVGDEKIIQAMTQLASQSTSNPVAVSQYAAIEALTGEQSTVEDMRQAFEKRLNHIYPKVAALPGVSLIKPEGAFYLFPNVKKTLEICGYDNVTNWVEDLLQEAHVALVTGEGFGAPEHVRMSYATDLMTLEKAIERMNDFIEKKRIQHNA; from the coding sequence ATGAACGTATCAAATCGAGCACAGCAATTGACTCCTTCTGTTACATTAGCAGCTGCCGCCAAGGCGAAAGCATTAAAAGCAAAAGGTGTAGATGTTTTAAGCTTAACGGTTGGGGAACCAGATTTTGTAACCCCGAAAAATATTCAAAAAGCAGCAATTGCTTCAATTGAGGATGGAAGAGCAAGTTATTACACACCTTCTGGCGGCATTCCTGAATTAAAGCAAGCAATTGTCTCTTATGTGGAACGAGAATATCAACTTCGTTATCAACCCAAGCAAGTTATTGTGACAGATGGTGCCAAATATGCGCTGTATCTATTATTTCAAGCCATTTTGAACGTTGGGGACGAAGTGATTATCCCTGTCCCTTATTGGGTAAGTTATGGTGAACAAGTCAAATTAGCAGAAGGCAAGCCAGTATTTGTATCAAGCACGCAAGAGCAATCATTTAAAGTGTCAGTCGCACAATTAGAAGCTGTACGAACGGACAAAACAAAAGCAATCATTTTAAATTCACCATCTAACCCAACTGGTATTATTTATACGGAAGAAGAATTACGCCAAATTAGTGAATGGGCAGTTGCTCATAATATCCTCATTATTGCAGATGATATTTATGGTCGTTTGGTGTACAATGGACATCGGTTCACACCAATTGCAACCATCTCAGAAGCAATTCGTCAACAGACAATCATTATTAATGGTGTTTCCAAAACATATGCAATGACAGGCTGGCGCATTGGTTTTGCAGTCGGTGATGAAAAAATTATTCAAGCAATGACACAACTCGCTTCACAATCCACCAGTAATCCAGTCGCAGTTAGCCAATATGCGGCAATTGAGGCTTTAACAGGTGAACAGTCGACAGTTGAAGACATGCGTCAGGCCTTTGAAAAACGCCTGAATCATATCTATCCAAAAGTAGCAGCTTTGCCAGGTGTTTCGCTAATAAAACCTGAAGGCGCCTTTTATCTATTCCCGAATGTCAAAAAAACGTTAGAAATTTGTGGGTATGATAACGTGACTAACTGGGTGGAAGATTTATTACAAGAAGCGCATGTTGCTCTGGTAACGGGAGAGGGCTTTGGTGCACCAGAACATGTGCGGATGAGCTATGCGACAGATTTAATGACGTTAGAAAAAGCGATTGAGCGAATGAATGACTTTATAGAAAAGAAACGAATTCAGCACAACGCCTAA
- a CDS encoding DUF5590 domain-containing protein produces the protein MEGFLEELEEKKEKKRITVLVTLLAILLAILVTIIIFFVRTNQPMAQAEKEATAIAKTSANLETVDKFYWFTRKNTYFTLTGKNDKGTEIVVIVPKSGEKVTVLNQKDGQTEQQITDIVAKAHPDESVMKATLGLYDKRPAWEVVTENDQGVLTYYLMSFDKGEEINVVKDI, from the coding sequence ATGGAAGGATTTTTGGAGGAATTAGAAGAAAAGAAAGAGAAGAAACGGATTACTGTCCTTGTAACCCTATTGGCAATCCTTTTAGCAATTCTTGTAACAATAATTATCTTTTTTGTACGAACCAATCAACCAATGGCTCAAGCCGAAAAAGAAGCAACCGCAATTGCCAAAACTTCTGCTAATTTAGAAACAGTTGATAAATTTTACTGGTTTACACGCAAAAATACGTATTTTACTTTAACCGGCAAAAATGATAAAGGCACAGAGATTGTCGTGATTGTCCCTAAATCGGGAGAAAAAGTCACGGTCTTAAATCAAAAAGATGGTCAAACTGAACAACAAATAACAGACATTGTTGCTAAAGCCCATCCCGATGAATCGGTGATGAAAGCTACGTTAGGGCTTTATGATAAGCGCCCTGCATGGGAAGTGGTCACCGAAAATGATCAAGGAGTACTAACGTATTATCTTATGAGCTTTGATAAGGGCGAAGAGATCAACGTTGTCAAAGATATTTAA